The Acinetobacter shaoyimingii DNA segment ATTAATCTTTGCTACCATCTCGGCTGCTCTGTGCTAGTTTTATAAATGTTTATGACTTCTTCTTACCAACAACAGCTTGATGCGAAAATTGAACGTATTCGTGATCAGTTTGCAGAATATCAACCACCCGCATTAGAAGTATTTGCTTCACCAGAACAAAATTTCCGTATGCGTGCTGAATTTCGTATTTGGCATACCGAAAATGATATGTTCTATGCCATGTTTGAACGTAGTGAGGATGGTCAACATAAAACTGTTGTTCGCATTGATGATTTCCCCATTGCAGACAAAAGCATTAATGACTTAATGCCTGTACTTTTAAATGAATTAAAAGCAGATGCGTTGTTATCCAATCGACTTTTTGAAGTTCACTTTTTAAGTACTTTAAAAGGTGAAATGCTGGTTTCACTGATTTATCGCAGTGCATTAAATACAGACTGGGAACATAAAGCCAAAACACTAGCTGAAAAACTCAATATTAAAATCATTGGTCGCAGTCGCGGTCAAAAAGTTGTATTGAGCGATGAATATGTGGTTGAAGAACTCCAAGTTTTTGATCGCACGTTTCAATATAAACAAATTGAAAGTAGTTTCACTCAACCGAATGCACAAGTCTGCCAAAAGATGCTGGAATGGGCTTGCAATGCTGCTGAACATACAGATAAAGACTTACTCGAACTGTATTGTGGTAATGGTAACTTCACCCTACCATTGTCATTAAAATTTAATCGTGTTCTGGCGACAGAATTGGCAAAATCATCTGTATATGCTGCTCAGTGGAACATTGAAAAGAATAAAATCGACAATATTCAAGTGGCTCGATTATCTGCAGAAGAATTTACTCAAGCCTATAATGGCGAAAGAGAATTTAAACGTTTAAAAGAAGCGGACATTGATATTCAAAGTTATGACTTTGATACTGTATTTGTCGATCCACCACGTGCAGGCATTGATGACGATACTTTAAAACTTCTACAAAGTTTCAAACGTATTATTTACATTTCATGTAATCCTGACACACTGTATGACAATTTAAAAACTTTAAGCCAAACTCATAAAATTCAGAAGTTCGCAATGTTTGATCAATTTCCATATACCCATCATGTAGAATCTGGCGTATTACTGGAAAAAATTTAAACAATTTATTTCAGCTAAATAAAAAGTCACTTTTCAAAGTGACTTTTTTATATTTAAAAGTTTAATAATTGAATCAAACAGTTATGGTTTTGATTAAAAATTAATCAAAGATAAAAACGTTTATAAGCAATCTTGTTATCGAAATAACAGTTTTGAAATGATAATTGCGTCACTTTCTGGGGCTTGAATTAAATTTTAAAGTGGCTATATTTCAAATCATATTAATTGCATGTGTAGACTCTATGAGTTTTTGGCAAAAGCTGTTAGCTTCGAATACTGAGCAAAATGAACATAAAAATCAGATTGCTTGTGTTGAAAATGATTGTTCTTGTAAGACCAATGACCAACTGATTCAAGCGCTTCAACAAGCGACCGATGAGGATGTCATTCAAGGGATTAAGAAAGTTTTAATTTCACGTGGCTACAGCCGTAAGGATCTTATTGAACTATTGAATCCAACAATAACAATGCAGTAACAAAAAAGCACTTATACATAAGTGCTTTTTTTATTTTTGAGTAGTGTATAAAAATAATGTTTTACATTTAAATTCATATACCTATAATTAAATTGGATAAAAACACTAGGAAAATAAATGCAAAAATCAACATTGATGTTAATACTGGGGATGAGTTTTGGTCTAACAGCATGTGGTGGTCTACCATCTGAATGTGCTGATGTTTGGGATAAAATAGCAAAAGTTGCCAAAGACAGTGGTATTCCTGAAGATGCAATCAAAAATCAAAAGAAAGAGTTTGAAGAGCAGATTGCTAAACTACCAAAAGAAGATGCAATTAAAACATGTAAAACCCAATCATCTGTACTCGATTTAATTCAATAATACAGCTCAGTATGCGGTGCTATTTAGGACTTTAAAGTAGCAAAAATGATCATTGGCTCATATTTGAATGAACACTATAGACCCTTCTCTTGTGCCGCATAACTAGAGAACAAACTTAACCCAAGCACTGAAACACCTTTCATTCTACAGCAGTATATTAAAACTTCTTACCGCAGAAATTATTGAAATAGTCTAGCTTTGAAATATTGTTTTTTAGTTCTCTTTTCTTTAGTACCTGATTAGCCATTATAAATAACCAAGTTAAAGTATAAACTGTGTCGTATGATGAAAGTTTGAATATTCACATAGATAAGAATAAGCCGTTTATTCTTTTAAAGAATATATGACTGATCAAACACGTGAGAAGTTTAGATTAAATACATAATTTTAATTGAATACCCTACTCAATTACTCTATTTTCACCCTATAATTATTACACCATAGCATTCTGCTTATCTGGTCAATGTATCCATGATTTGCATAGTCTGAGAAATATCAAACATCGTGATTTTCATTGAAATTTCAATAAAATTCCATT contains these protein-coding regions:
- the trmA gene encoding tRNA (uridine(54)-C5)-methyltransferase TrmA, whose amino-acid sequence is MTSSYQQQLDAKIERIRDQFAEYQPPALEVFASPEQNFRMRAEFRIWHTENDMFYAMFERSEDGQHKTVVRIDDFPIADKSINDLMPVLLNELKADALLSNRLFEVHFLSTLKGEMLVSLIYRSALNTDWEHKAKTLAEKLNIKIIGRSRGQKVVLSDEYVVEELQVFDRTFQYKQIESSFTQPNAQVCQKMLEWACNAAEHTDKDLLELYCGNGNFTLPLSLKFNRVLATELAKSSVYAAQWNIEKNKIDNIQVARLSAEEFTQAYNGEREFKRLKEADIDIQSYDFDTVFVDPPRAGIDDDTLKLLQSFKRIIYISCNPDTLYDNLKTLSQTHKIQKFAMFDQFPYTHHVESGVLLEKI